One window of Hydractinia symbiolongicarpus strain clone_291-10 chromosome 3, HSymV2.1, whole genome shotgun sequence genomic DNA carries:
- the LOC130635893 gene encoding beta-secretase 1-like, with protein MNPTSSKWIEDFMVIVFLLLFPFVLMVDIKKKTGGDRVSVSLMRTKRGLKDGKGVPTENLKGRPGQGYYIAVELGTPPQRINVLVDTGSSNFAVAAKSHPYLPIYYHPEKSSTFVDMDRPVAVPYTQGNWQGELGSDLIRFIDAPNATIRVNIATIESSENFFINGSNWEGILGLGYAHLSKPDSSVTPVFDQFVIEGVVDDTFSMQLCSSSELDPSAEPTVAGTMVFGEVDDDLYKGDMLYTPIVKKWYYEVIITDMAVNGISLGLNCKKYNYDKTIVDSGTTNLRVPEEVFNLILVQLKKYDKLGVPDEFWIGRQMMCWNYDKTPWEEFPDMSISLMSSISSAKEFTLKIPPQLYLRETIERGPLPGQHCYKFAITKAEKGTVIGAVIMEGFYVVFDRENVQVGFAATTCGAEGRLNPRSEVLGPFNRADPVDCEYIETEQADSALLTVAYVMAGVCGLCLLPVFILLGQASCRRRERDVPLQRDF; from the exons ATGAACCCAACCTCATCAAAATGGATAGAAGATTTCATGgtgattgtttttcttttgttattccCTTTTGTTCTTATGGTGGATATAAAGAAGAAGACAGGAGGTGATAGAGTTTCTGTGTCACTAATGAGAACTAAAAGAGGGCTAAAAGATGGTAAAGGTGTTCCTACAGAAAACTTAAAAGGGAGACCTGGACAAGGTTATTATATTGCTGTAGAATTAGGGACTCCGCCACAAAGG ATTAACGTATTGGTTGATACTGGTAGCAGTAATTTTGCAGTTGCTGCAAAGTCTCATCCATACCTGCCAATATATTATCACCCTGAGAA ATCTTCAACGTTTGTTGATATGGATCGACCTGTTGCTGTACCATATACTCAAGGGAATTGGCAAGGAGAACTTGGCTCTGATTTGATTCGATTTATTGATGCTCCCAATGCTACTATTCGAGTAAACATTGCCACCATAGAGAGCtctgaaaacttttttattaatgGATCAAATTGGGAGGGCATATTGGGTCTCGGCTACGCTCATCTATCAAAG CCTGACAGTAGTGTGACACCTGTCTTCGATCAATTTGTCATTGAAGGCGTTGTTGACGACACGTTCTCTATGCAGTTGTGTAGTAGTTCTGAATTGGATCCATCAGCTGAACCAACAGTAGCTGGCACTATG GTTTTTGGTGAAGTTGACGATGACTTGTATAAAGGTGACATGCTTTACACGCCCATCGTCAAGAAATGGTATTACGAAGTCATCATAACAGATATGGCTGTGAACGGAATTAGCCTCGGTTTGAACTGCAAGAAATACAACTACGATAAGACCATCGTCGATAGTGGCACAACTAATTTAAGAGTTCCTGAAGAGGTTTTTAACTTGATTCTTGTGCAGCTGAAGAAATATGACAAG CTTGGTGTCCCCGACGAATTTTGGATAGGGCGTCAAATGATGTGCTGGAATTACGACAAGACTCCTTGGGAAGAATTCCCTGACATGTCAATTTCGTTGATGTCATCAATAAGCAGTGCGAAGGAGTTCACTTTGAAAATTCCACCGCAG tTGTACCTAAGAGAAACGATCGAGCGAGGTCCTCTTCCCGGCCAACATTGCTATAAATTCGCCATTACGAAAGCTGAGAAAGGCACAGTGATTGGTGCTGTCATTATGGAAGGATTTTACGTCGTGTTCGATCGCGAAAATGTTCAAGTCGGTTTCGCTGCAACCACGTGCGGAG CGGAAGGTCGATTAAACCCCAGATCGGAAGTGCTGGGACCATTCAACAGAG CTGATCCTGTGGATTGCGAGTACATCGAAACAGAACAAGCAGATAGCGCCCTGTTGACAGTGGCGTATGTTATGGCGGGCGTATGTGGTTTGTGTCTCTTGCCAGTATTCATTTTACTTGGACAAGCTTCTTGTAGAAGAAGAGAAAGAGACGTGCCATTACAACGAGATTTCTAG